The following coding sequences are from one Sphingomonadaceae bacterium OTU29LAMAA1 window:
- a CDS encoding Xaa-Pro peptidase family protein yields MTVGGSTIERELASLAHWPHRAQPVGAAERQARLASARQAMAAIGIDALLVSAGPSLRYFTGITWSPTERLVALLLPVSGEPIMICPAFEIGSLEAELVIAADIRLWQEDDDPAALVRDATAPGATLALDPLLPFAMAERLRMNRNVVDGGPVIDGLRMIKSPAELALMQQAKAMTIEVQRRAARILTPGIRASTVRRFIDDAHRALGAAGSTFCAVQFGRATAFPHGLPGDQSLEEDQLVLVDTGCLVDGYHSDITRTYAFGRVDDSIRATWNLEHEAQAAAFAAVRPGETCERIDAAARQVLERAGLGPGYRLPGLPHRTGHGIGLAIHEPAYLVRGDKTVLRPGMCFSNEPMIVVPDRYGVRLEDHFHVTETGAAWFTEPQRTIDRPFDTTE; encoded by the coding sequence ATGACCGTCGGCGGATCGACCATCGAACGTGAACTCGCCTCGCTCGCGCACTGGCCGCATCGCGCGCAGCCTGTCGGTGCCGCCGAACGGCAGGCCCGGCTGGCATCGGCGCGCCAGGCGATGGCGGCGATCGGCATCGACGCGCTGCTGGTGAGCGCGGGTCCCAGCCTGCGCTATTTCACCGGCATCACATGGTCGCCGACCGAACGGCTGGTCGCCCTGCTGCTGCCCGTGTCCGGCGAACCGATCATGATCTGCCCCGCGTTCGAGATCGGCTCGCTGGAGGCCGAACTGGTCATCGCAGCCGACATCCGCTTGTGGCAGGAGGATGACGATCCCGCCGCATTGGTGCGCGATGCCACGGCGCCCGGTGCGACACTGGCCCTCGATCCGCTGCTGCCGTTCGCGATGGCCGAGCGACTGCGCATGAACCGCAACGTCGTCGATGGGGGTCCGGTGATCGACGGACTGCGCATGATCAAATCGCCCGCCGAACTGGCGCTGATGCAGCAAGCCAAGGCGATGACGATCGAGGTGCAGCGCCGCGCCGCGCGCATCCTGACGCCCGGCATCCGCGCCAGTACCGTCCGGCGTTTCATCGACGATGCCCACCGCGCGCTCGGCGCCGCCGGATCGACGTTCTGCGCGGTGCAGTTCGGTCGCGCGACCGCCTTCCCCCATGGGCTGCCCGGCGATCAGTCGCTCGAGGAGGATCAGCTCGTTCTGGTCGACACGGGCTGCCTCGTCGACGGCTATCATTCCGATATTACCCGCACCTACGCCTTCGGGCGGGTCGACGACTCCATCCGCGCCACCTGGAACCTCGAGCACGAGGCGCAGGCCGCAGCATTCGCGGCGGTCCGCCCGGGCGAAACCTGCGAACGGATCGATGCCGCGGCCCGACAGGTGCTCGAAAGGGCGGGGCTGGGGCCGGGATACCGGCTTCCCGGCCTGCCGCATCGCACCGGCCATGGTATCGGGCTGGCCATCCACGAGCCCGCCTATCTGGTGCGCGGCGACAAAACCGTCCTGCGCCCCGGCATGTGCTTCTCGAACGAACCGATGATCGTCGTTCCCGATCGCTACGGCGTTCGCCTCGAAGACCATTTCCACGTCACGGAAACCGGCGCTGCCTGGTTCACCGAGCCACAGCGAACGATCGATCGTCCATTCGATACGACGGAGTAA
- a CDS encoding tryptophan-rich sensory protein — protein MSRRILITGASVAGNTAAWWLGRAGFDVTVVERTPAFRDGGQNVDVRGVGRDVMRRMGLEQAALDRGTGEEGTAWVEDDGSVAARFLTADQKTDGPTAEMEILRGDLARLLYEPAADQATYRFGDSIAAITEDGEAARVTFASGRTDRYDAVIIAEGVGSATRDLIFPGENAPRWMDLTIAYFTIPHAATDDRLWRWYNAPGGRSVSLRPDRHGTTRAMLSVQHPAGGEQDWDVDRQKAWLRERFADAGWQSARVLDGMDATDDFYFDVLRQVRMPHWSKGRVVLTGDAAWCATPIAGIGTTLAITGAYVLAAELARCDAIADGVAAYERAMRPMVEEAQGVPKIAPRLMNPQSRTGIRLLHTALAVSSRPAFRSVAGKVFGGNSAEPDLSRYDGAGGPDRALVATRQGAPSLPGGLSPLLAAGAVGLVLGASAIVGRRNAPDPSHPDIRRWYRRLDKPGFTPPDAVFGAVWPVLEAGLAAGGYRLLRRPSGTARNAAVGLWLLNTAMVGGWTQLFFREQRLGSSAAASGAMVASSAAYVATAAWVDRPAAAAGVPFFAWLGFATLLATKIWHDNPAKRR, from the coding sequence ATGTCCCGCCGTATTCTGATCACCGGCGCCAGCGTCGCCGGCAACACCGCGGCATGGTGGCTGGGCCGCGCCGGGTTCGACGTAACGGTCGTGGAACGTACACCCGCCTTTCGCGACGGTGGTCAGAACGTCGACGTGCGCGGTGTCGGCCGCGATGTCATGCGGCGCATGGGGCTGGAGCAGGCGGCGCTGGATCGGGGAACCGGCGAGGAGGGGACGGCATGGGTCGAGGATGACGGCAGCGTGGCCGCACGGTTCCTGACGGCGGATCAGAAGACGGACGGACCGACCGCAGAGATGGAGATCCTGCGCGGCGATCTCGCCCGTCTGCTCTACGAACCTGCTGCCGACCAGGCGACCTATCGTTTCGGCGACAGCATCGCGGCGATCACTGAGGATGGCGAGGCGGCGCGTGTGACGTTCGCCAGTGGCAGGACCGACCGTTATGATGCGGTGATCATCGCCGAAGGGGTCGGTTCTGCGACACGCGATCTGATCTTTCCGGGCGAGAATGCGCCGCGCTGGATGGATTTGACGATCGCCTATTTCACGATCCCGCATGCGGCGACCGATGATCGGCTGTGGCGATGGTACAATGCACCAGGCGGGCGCAGCGTCTCGCTTCGCCCCGATCGTCATGGCACGACGCGGGCGATGCTGTCCGTGCAGCACCCCGCCGGCGGCGAACAGGATTGGGATGTCGACCGCCAGAAGGCGTGGCTGCGCGAACGGTTCGCCGATGCCGGCTGGCAGTCCGCGCGCGTGCTGGATGGCATGGATGCGACCGACGATTTCTATTTCGACGTGCTGCGGCAGGTGCGGATGCCGCACTGGTCGAAGGGCAGGGTGGTGCTGACCGGCGACGCGGCATGGTGCGCGACGCCGATCGCGGGCATCGGCACGACGCTGGCGATCACCGGCGCCTATGTGTTGGCGGCCGAACTGGCGCGGTGCGACGCTATCGCTGACGGGGTTGCTGCATACGAACGCGCGATGCGGCCGATGGTCGAGGAGGCGCAGGGTGTGCCGAAGATCGCGCCGCGGTTGATGAACCCGCAGAGCCGGACGGGCATTCGCCTGCTGCACACGGCGCTCGCGGTGTCCAGCCGGCCGGCGTTCCGGAGTGTCGCGGGCAAGGTGTTCGGCGGCAACTCAGCGGAGCCCGACCTGTCCCGTTATGACGGGGCAGGCGGCCCGGATCGCGCGCTCGTCGCGACGAGACAGGGCGCGCCGTCCTTGCCGGGCGGGCTGTCCCCGTTGCTGGCGGCGGGCGCGGTCGGCCTCGTGCTGGGTGCGAGCGCCATCGTCGGACGACGCAATGCGCCGGATCCGTCGCATCCTGATATCCGACGCTGGTATCGCCGCCTCGACAAGCCCGGGTTTACCCCACCCGATGCGGTGTTCGGGGCCGTGTGGCCGGTGTTGGAGGCCGGTCTGGCGGCCGGCGGTTATCGCCTGTTGCGACGGCCCTCCGGTACGGCGCGCAATGCCGCGGTAGGGCTATGGTTGCTGAACACCGCGATGGTGGGCGGCTGGACGCAATTGTTCTTCCGCGAGCAGCGACTGGGATCGAGTGCCGCGGCGTCGGGCGCGATGGTCGCGTCCAGTGCCGCCTATGTCGCGACCGCCGCGTGGGTGGATCGACCGGCGGCGGCGGCAGGGGTGCCGTTCTTCGCCTGGCTCGGCTTCGCGACACTGCTTGCGACCAAGATCTGGCACGACAATCCGGCGAAGCGGCGATGA
- a CDS encoding 4-hydroxyproline epimerase, producing MRHTFFCIDGHTAGNPVRLVAGGAPLLKGASMSERRQDFLARFDWIRTGLCFEPRGHDMMSGGFLYPPTRADTDCGILFIETSGCLPMCGHGTIGMVTFGLEHGLIQPATPGRLRIEVPAGVIDIAYDSDGGRVTAVRITNVPAYVAATGIAIDVEGIGPLTIDVAYGGNYYAIVEPQGGYVGLDMLGAARIVELSGRIRAAVRAVFEPVHPLDPTIRGVSHVLWADRPASDGADGRNAVFYGDKAIDRSPCGTGTSARLAHLAAQGRLRIGDRFVHESYIGSRFIGRVEAATTVGEHLAIIPSIEGTAIATGFNTIWIDRGDPFWEGFQVK from the coding sequence ATGCGGCACACCTTCTTCTGCATCGATGGCCATACCGCCGGCAACCCGGTCCGGCTGGTCGCTGGCGGCGCGCCGCTGCTGAAGGGCGCATCCATGTCGGAGCGGCGGCAGGACTTCCTCGCCCGCTTCGACTGGATCAGGACCGGATTGTGCTTCGAACCGCGCGGCCACGACATGATGTCGGGCGGGTTCCTCTATCCGCCCACCCGGGCCGACACCGATTGCGGCATCCTGTTCATCGAGACGAGCGGGTGCCTGCCGATGTGCGGTCACGGTACGATCGGCATGGTGACGTTCGGGCTGGAGCATGGGCTGATCCAGCCGGCGACGCCCGGCCGCCTGCGGATCGAGGTTCCTGCGGGTGTGATCGATATCGCGTATGACAGCGATGGCGGCCGGGTTACCGCGGTGCGGATCACCAACGTGCCGGCCTATGTCGCGGCCACGGGGATCGCGATCGATGTCGAAGGGATCGGCCCGCTGACGATCGATGTCGCCTATGGCGGCAACTACTATGCGATCGTCGAACCGCAGGGCGGCTACGTCGGCCTCGACATGCTGGGTGCCGCGCGGATCGTGGAGCTCAGCGGCCGCATCCGCGCCGCCGTCCGTGCCGTCTTCGAACCGGTGCACCCGCTCGATCCGACGATCCGCGGCGTCAGTCACGTTCTGTGGGCCGATCGCCCGGCAAGCGATGGGGCGGACGGCCGCAATGCCGTATTCTACGGCGACAAGGCGATCGATCGCAGCCCGTGCGGCACCGGTACTTCGGCCCGGCTCGCGCATCTCGCGGCGCAAGGACGATTGCGGATCGGCGACCGCTTCGTCCATGAAAGCTATATCGGCAGCCGCTTCATCGGCCGGGTCGAGGCTGCCACCACGGTCGGCGAGCACCTAGCGATCATCCCGTCGATCGAGGGTACGGCGATCGCGACCGGTTTCAACACGATCTGGATTGATCGCGGCGACCCGTTCTGGGAAGGCTTTCAGGTCAAGTGA
- a CDS encoding prolyl oligopeptidase family serine peptidase, translated as MAHTTVNQNKGLRMRAGTCLIALLFTTTAAAQTPGPAYHRAPDAIARTLETPPTPGVAVSPDHKTLAILGRENLPSIANLSKPILRLGGYRIDPATNGQAEVRVQWLNALSFKDVASGKTVAVSLPAALRFAAPDWSPDGSHIAFYAQEADGLSLWIATRDGNARKIAGRLNGTFGTPFEWTPDSKALIAYTVPANRGAAPAASSTPTGPVVQESAGRTSAARTYEDLLGDAHDEALFDHYFTGQLTRIAIDGTATPIGTPGLITDFSVSPDGRYLLTERLKRPYSYLLPASYFPTEIAVATIDGQPVKTLVDRPVADDLPVDFDATVKGPREAEWRSDAPATLVWAEALDGGNPRAKIAFHDKVMMQAAPFTAEPVELAMTPARYGTTMWGDDGFALVIDREWRSRTEHRLAVSPAKPGQTRPLLTRNYQDQYGDPGFPMLEDNAAGKPVMRFTPAHDGVYMTGDGATKAGAFPFLATMPLAGGEAKRLWTAKAPYYETVVALLDDKAQRILTRRESAKLAPNYMIRTVKGGSARAVTAFADPAPVFAGVTQRTITYNRADGLPLSASLYTPAGYDVKRDGPLPTLLWAYPAEFTDAKVAGQTVDQGNRFVRPRGISHLFLLTQGYAVLDNPAMPIIGEGGAEANDTYVKQLQQDAQAAVDAVVKLGVGDKGRMAVGGHSYGAFMTANLLAHTNLFRAGIARSGAYNRTLTPFGFQAEQRTYWQATPTYTEMSPFTYADRIKAPILLIHGGADDNSGTFPIQSERMYAALKGNGATVRYVVLPNEPHGYRALESTEETLWQMTDWLDRYVKPKATVTAEK; from the coding sequence ATGGCACACACCACCGTAAACCAGAACAAGGGGTTACGAATGCGCGCCGGTACCTGTCTGATCGCTCTCCTCTTCACCACGACCGCTGCGGCGCAGACGCCAGGCCCCGCCTATCACCGTGCGCCCGATGCGATCGCCCGGACATTGGAAACGCCGCCGACCCCGGGGGTTGCGGTCAGCCCCGATCACAAGACCCTTGCGATCCTCGGTCGCGAGAACCTGCCGTCGATCGCGAACCTGTCGAAACCGATCCTGCGCCTCGGCGGCTATCGCATCGACCCCGCCACCAACGGTCAGGCCGAGGTGCGCGTGCAATGGCTGAATGCGTTGAGCTTCAAGGATGTCGCGAGCGGCAAGACGGTCGCCGTCTCCCTGCCCGCCGCATTGCGCTTCGCTGCGCCGGACTGGTCGCCCGACGGCAGCCATATCGCGTTTTACGCGCAGGAGGCGGACGGCCTGTCGCTGTGGATCGCCACCCGCGACGGCAACGCCCGCAAGATCGCCGGCCGGCTGAACGGCACGTTCGGAACGCCGTTCGAATGGACACCCGACAGCAAGGCGCTGATCGCCTATACCGTGCCCGCCAACCGCGGAGCGGCGCCCGCCGCCAGCAGTACGCCGACCGGTCCGGTCGTTCAGGAAAGTGCCGGCCGCACGTCCGCCGCACGCACCTATGAAGACCTGCTGGGCGATGCGCATGACGAGGCCCTGTTCGACCATTATTTCACCGGGCAGCTCACCCGCATCGCCATCGACGGTACCGCGACACCGATCGGGACGCCGGGTCTCATTACCGACTTCAGCGTGTCGCCCGATGGCCGCTATCTGCTGACGGAGCGGCTGAAACGCCCCTATTCCTATCTGCTGCCGGCCAGCTATTTCCCGACCGAGATCGCCGTCGCCACCATCGACGGACAGCCGGTGAAGACCCTGGTCGATCGCCCGGTCGCCGACGATCTGCCGGTCGATTTCGATGCGACCGTGAAAGGACCACGCGAAGCGGAATGGCGGTCCGACGCGCCTGCGACGCTCGTCTGGGCGGAGGCGCTCGACGGCGGCAATCCGCGTGCGAAGATCGCCTTCCACGACAAGGTGATGATGCAGGCAGCGCCCTTCACCGCCGAACCCGTCGAACTCGCGATGACGCCTGCCCGCTATGGGACGACGATGTGGGGCGACGACGGCTTCGCCCTGGTGATCGACCGTGAATGGCGCAGCCGGACCGAGCATCGCCTCGCGGTCTCGCCTGCGAAGCCGGGCCAGACACGCCCGCTGCTCACCCGCAATTATCAGGATCAATACGGCGATCCGGGCTTCCCGATGCTGGAAGACAATGCGGCGGGCAAGCCCGTCATGCGCTTCACCCCTGCGCATGATGGCGTCTACATGACCGGCGACGGCGCGACCAAGGCGGGCGCCTTTCCGTTTCTGGCGACGATGCCGCTCGCGGGCGGGGAGGCAAAGCGACTGTGGACCGCCAAGGCGCCGTATTACGAGACGGTCGTCGCCCTGCTCGACGACAAGGCGCAGCGTATCCTGACGCGCCGGGAAAGCGCGAAGCTCGCACCCAATTACATGATCCGCACGGTGAAGGGCGGCAGCGCCAGGGCCGTTACCGCCTTCGCCGATCCCGCACCGGTGTTCGCGGGCGTCACCCAGCGGACGATCACCTACAATCGTGCCGACGGCCTGCCGCTGTCCGCATCGCTCTACACCCCCGCCGGATATGACGTGAAGCGCGATGGGCCGCTGCCAACGCTGCTCTGGGCCTATCCCGCCGAATTCACCGATGCGAAGGTCGCCGGGCAGACGGTGGATCAGGGCAACCGCTTCGTCCGTCCGCGGGGCATCAGCCACCTGTTCCTGCTGACGCAGGGCTATGCGGTCCTCGACAATCCGGCGATGCCGATCATCGGCGAAGGCGGTGCGGAGGCGAACGACACCTACGTCAAGCAGCTTCAGCAGGATGCGCAGGCCGCGGTCGATGCGGTGGTGAAGCTCGGCGTCGGGGACAAGGGCCGGATGGCGGTCGGCGGTCACAGCTACGGCGCCTTCATGACCGCAAACCTGCTCGCCCACACCAACCTGTTCCGCGCCGGCATCGCGCGATCGGGCGCCTATAACCGCACGCTGACGCCGTTCGGCTTCCAGGCGGAACAGCGCACCTATTGGCAGGCGACGCCGACCTATACCGAGATGAGCCCCTTCACCTACGCCGACCGGATCAAGGCACCGATCCTGCTGATCCACGGCGGCGCAGACGACAATAGCGGCACGTTCCCGATCCAGTCGGAACGAATGTACGCGGCGCTGAAGGGCAATGGCGCAACCGTTCGGTACGTGGTGCTCCCCAACGAACCGCATGGCTATCGCGCACTGGAATCGACCGAAGAAACGTTGTGGCAGATGACGGACTGGCTGGACCGGTACGTCAAGCCGAAGGCGACGGTAACGGCGGAGAAATAG
- a CDS encoding GntR family transcriptional regulator — translation MSSIVVRTLSEQVFEVVREQIVIGRLATNTPIRQDALAAQLGVSKIPLREALARLEQEGLLVSHANRGYFVRPMSAGEADEIYALRLNIEPAAAAHAARVADEGARAEALHAFERLDEAAGTNLAEVAKRNRDFHTALVRPGGRLLTTHMVERLSILAERYVVAHLQPAGRESRAHQEHRALLDGWLARDEAALESLLAQHIQATRDDLKEQFAAGDVTGAENGGAATSA, via the coding sequence GTGAGCAGCATCGTCGTACGCACATTGTCGGAACAGGTGTTCGAGGTGGTGCGCGAGCAGATCGTGATCGGTCGGTTGGCGACGAACACGCCGATCCGGCAGGATGCGCTTGCCGCACAGCTGGGCGTCAGCAAGATCCCGCTGCGCGAGGCGCTGGCCCGCCTGGAGCAGGAGGGATTGCTCGTCAGCCATGCCAATCGCGGCTATTTCGTCCGGCCGATGTCGGCCGGGGAGGCGGACGAAATCTATGCGCTGCGGCTGAATATAGAGCCGGCCGCGGCGGCCCATGCCGCGCGCGTCGCAGACGAGGGCGCGCGGGCCGAGGCTCTTCATGCATTCGAGCGGCTGGATGAGGCGGCAGGTACCAATCTGGCCGAAGTGGCCAAGCGGAACCGCGATTTCCACACCGCGCTGGTGCGACCGGGGGGCAGGTTGCTGACGACGCATATGGTCGAGCGGCTATCGATCCTCGCCGAACGGTACGTCGTCGCGCACCTGCAGCCCGCGGGTCGGGAATCGCGGGCGCATCAGGAACATCGCGCGCTGCTGGACGGATGGCTTGCCCGGGACGAGGCGGCGCTGGAAAGCCTGCTGGCGCAGCATATCCAGGCGACTCGTGACGATTTGAAGGAGCAATTCGCCGCGGGTGACGTGACGGGCGCCGAAAACGGAGGCGCGGCCACGTCTGCTTAA
- a CDS encoding DUF427 domain-containing protein translates to MRPRPDPVAPGQESVWRYPRPAIAQPGGRHIRIEHGGIVVADTNAAVRTIETSHPPSWYIPPDAITAGLLRASSRRSFCEWKGEARYWHLDIDGQTLRDVGWSYADPTPPFAILRDHVAFYAGPFDSCTVDGERVRPQPGGFYGGWITSDLAGPFKGVTGSMGW, encoded by the coding sequence GTGAGGCCAAGACCCGATCCCGTCGCCCCCGGACAGGAGAGCGTCTGGCGTTATCCGCGTCCCGCTATCGCCCAGCCGGGTGGCCGGCATATCCGTATCGAGCATGGCGGGATCGTCGTGGCCGATACCAACGCCGCCGTGCGTACCATCGAGACGAGCCATCCGCCAAGCTGGTACATCCCGCCGGATGCGATCACGGCGGGCCTGCTCCGCGCGTCCTCGCGGCGATCGTTCTGCGAATGGAAAGGCGAGGCGCGCTACTGGCATCTGGATATCGACGGGCAGACGCTCCGCGATGTCGGGTGGAGCTATGCCGACCCGACGCCTCCCTTCGCCATCCTGCGCGATCACGTGGCATTCTATGCGGGTCCGTTCGACAGCTGCACCGTGGACGGCGAACGGGTTCGGCCGCAGCCCGGCGGCTTTTATGGCGGATGGATCACGTCCGATCTCGCCGGTCCGTTCAAGGGGGTAACCGGCAGCATGGGCTGGTGA
- a CDS encoding dihydrodipicolinate synthase family protein, producing MAIDWNGVFPAVTTQIREDMSIDLADTQRVVDDLVRDGVTGVIALGTVGENNSMERDEKIAVLTAIVEVVDGRVPVITGVSEFDTRRAVRYAQAAEKAGADGLMLLPPMVYVPKAQELVAHFKGVANGVGLPIMLYNNPPAYRTVIDREVLEALIEVDNIVAVKESAPDTRRFTDIRNAFGDRYVLFAGLDDVALEGLYLGAKGWVSGLTNAFPRESVELVAAFQRGDHAKAMDIYRWFMPLLHLDAEHDLVQSIKLAEQVMGRGSERVLPPRYPLTGARRAEVIAMVEQAAATRPKLGDTGAQDKAA from the coding sequence ATGGCGATCGACTGGAACGGTGTATTTCCCGCGGTGACCACGCAGATCCGCGAGGATATGTCGATCGATCTGGCCGATACGCAGCGTGTCGTGGACGATCTGGTGCGCGACGGCGTCACCGGCGTGATCGCGCTCGGAACCGTCGGCGAGAACAACTCGATGGAGCGCGACGAGAAGATCGCAGTGCTGACGGCGATCGTCGAGGTGGTGGATGGCCGCGTGCCGGTCATCACCGGCGTATCCGAATTCGATACCCGCCGCGCCGTCCGTTACGCGCAGGCGGCGGAGAAGGCGGGCGCCGATGGCCTGATGCTGTTGCCACCGATGGTCTACGTTCCCAAGGCGCAGGAACTCGTCGCGCATTTCAAGGGCGTCGCGAACGGCGTCGGCCTGCCGATCATGCTCTACAACAATCCGCCCGCCTATCGAACCGTGATCGATCGGGAGGTGCTGGAGGCGCTGATCGAGGTCGATAACATCGTCGCGGTGAAGGAGTCCGCGCCGGACACCCGTCGCTTCACCGATATTCGCAATGCGTTCGGTGATCGCTACGTGCTGTTCGCCGGCCTCGACGATGTCGCGCTGGAAGGATTGTATCTCGGCGCGAAGGGTTGGGTGTCGGGGCTGACCAACGCATTTCCGCGGGAGTCGGTCGAACTCGTCGCAGCCTTCCAGCGCGGCGATCATGCCAAAGCCATGGACATCTATCGCTGGTTCATGCCGCTGCTTCACCTCGATGCGGAACACGATCTGGTCCAGTCGATCAAGCTGGCCGAGCAGGTGATGGGTCGCGGGTCCGAACGGGTCCTGCCGCCGCGTTATCCGCTGACGGGCGCGCGCCGGGCGGAAGTGATCGCCATGGTGGAACAGGCGGCGGCGACGCGACCGAAGCTCGGCGATACCGGCGCGCAAGACAAAGCGGCGTAG
- a CDS encoding GDP-mannose 4,6-dehydratase, which translates to MPKTLVTGAAGFIGMHVAEALLARGGEVVGIDSLNAYYDVALKHDRLAGLHARHGDRFVFHHVDFADAEALKTTLAVHDFDRIIHLGAQAGVRYSIEHPEVYGQSNLIGHLNILELARHRAVKHCVYASSSSVYGGNTSVPFRVEDRVDRPVSLYAATKRANEIMSESYAHLYRIPLTGLRFFTVYGPWGRPDMMIWIFTKAMFAGESIPVFNDGRMERDFTFIDDIVAGVLAVHDNPPPDDGREKAGGSMATHRLYNIGNNRSEPLGRMIELLEAATGRSAIRRNLPIQPGDVVRTAADIDAIAGDLGYRPTTSIDVGVPKFVDWYRGYHGV; encoded by the coding sequence ATGCCGAAGACGTTGGTGACTGGTGCGGCAGGCTTCATCGGCATGCATGTCGCGGAGGCGTTGCTGGCGCGGGGCGGCGAAGTGGTCGGGATCGATTCGCTCAATGCGTATTACGACGTTGCGCTGAAGCACGACCGGCTGGCCGGCCTGCACGCTCGTCATGGCGACCGGTTCGTCTTTCATCACGTCGATTTCGCCGACGCCGAAGCGCTGAAGACGACCCTCGCCGTGCACGACTTCGACCGGATCATACATCTCGGCGCACAGGCGGGGGTGCGGTATTCGATCGAGCATCCCGAGGTCTACGGACAGTCGAACCTGATCGGCCACCTCAACATCCTCGAACTCGCCCGTCATCGCGCGGTGAAGCACTGCGTCTATGCCTCGTCCTCCTCGGTGTACGGCGGCAACACGTCGGTTCCGTTCCGCGTCGAGGATCGCGTCGACCGGCCCGTGTCGCTGTATGCCGCGACGAAGCGTGCGAACGAGATCATGAGCGAAAGCTATGCGCACCTTTATCGCATCCCATTGACCGGCCTGCGGTTCTTCACGGTTTACGGTCCGTGGGGACGGCCCGATATGATGATCTGGATCTTCACCAAGGCGATGTTCGCGGGTGAATCGATCCCGGTGTTCAACGACGGCAGGATGGAGCGCGACTTCACCTTCATCGACGACATCGTCGCAGGCGTTCTCGCCGTGCATGACAATCCGCCGCCCGACGACGGGCGGGAGAAAGCGGGCGGCAGTATGGCGACCCACCGGCTCTACAATATCGGTAACAACCGGTCGGAACCGCTGGGACGGATGATCGAGTTGCTGGAGGCGGCGACCGGTCGGTCGGCGATACGCCGCAACCTGCCGATCCAGCCGGGTGACGTGGTGCGGACGGCGGCGGATATCGATGCCATCGCCGGAGATCTGGGCTATCGACCGACGACCTCGATCGATGTGGGCGTGCCGAAGTTCGTCGACTGGTACCGGGGATATCACGGGGTTTGA
- a CDS encoding DUF393 domain-containing protein — translation MSGVTVWHDGNCPLCRREIALMRRLDRGGRITFVDATGPEVCPSDRAALLARFHAMEDGRMLSGAAAFAAMWRAIPLLRPIGLLARYRPVLRLLERAYSRFLIVRPRLQRWLLRREARA, via the coding sequence ATGAGCGGCGTGACCGTCTGGCACGACGGAAATTGTCCGCTTTGCCGGCGCGAGATCGCGCTGATGCGGCGGCTCGACCGGGGCGGCAGGATCACGTTCGTCGATGCGACCGGGCCGGAGGTCTGCCCATCCGATCGCGCCGCATTGCTCGCACGGTTCCACGCGATGGAGGACGGCAGAATGCTGTCCGGCGCCGCAGCATTCGCGGCGATGTGGCGCGCCATTCCGTTGCTACGGCCGATCGGTCTGCTCGCGCGGTACAGGCCGGTGCTTCGTCTGCTGGAGCGCGCCTATTCCCGGTTTCTGATCGTCCGCCCGCGTCTGCAACGCTGGCTGCTCCGGCGCGAGGCACGCGCGTGA